Proteins encoded in a region of the Candidatus Moanabacter tarae genome:
- the rpsD gene encoding 30S ribosomal protein S4 has translation MSRYTGPTTRINRRFGMAIFPPNKAFERKPYLPGEHGQRHRRKASDFADGLNEKQKLRYMYGLTEKQFRLCFDRAKKKRGVTGDIFLQMLETRLDNVVYLLGFSKTRRQARQFVNHGHIRLNGHKVDIPSCVVKAGDEIEVNASTSSRQLATRSLEDSRVRTPPTWLDCHEDSLRAKVSRLPSGDEVEPGVNVQLIVEFYSR, from the coding sequence ATGTCGCGTTACACAGGACCAACTACTCGAATTAACAGGCGTTTTGGAATGGCGATCTTTCCGCCAAACAAAGCCTTTGAAAGGAAACCCTATCTTCCGGGAGAGCATGGGCAACGTCATCGAAGAAAGGCTAGCGATTTCGCGGATGGCTTGAATGAAAAGCAAAAGCTCCGTTACATGTACGGGTTGACTGAAAAACAGTTCAGGCTTTGCTTCGATCGAGCAAAGAAGAAACGTGGCGTAACTGGAGATATCTTCCTTCAAATGCTAGAGACAAGGTTGGACAATGTTGTGTATCTTCTAGGATTTTCAAAGACAAGGCGCCAGGCAAGGCAGTTTGTTAATCACGGACATATAAGATTGAATGGACATAAGGTAGATATACCGAGTTGCGTGGTTAAGGCTGGTGATGAGATTGAGGTGAATGCCAGTACTTCCTCACGGCAACTGGCGACCCGAAGTCTCGAAGACTCTCGCGTTCGGACACCGCCTACATGGCTTGATTGCCATGAAGACTCACTCCGAGCAAAGGTTAGCCGTCTTCCTTCAGGGGATGAGGTCGAGCCTGGTGTTAATGTACAGCTCATCGTTGAATTTTACAGCCGTTAG
- the map gene encoding Methionine aminopeptidase 1: MRESCQIAALVLDKLICLAEPGISTYEIDQEGKKLIDSYGAVSACYNYRIGNQCFPAYTCISVNEEVVHGIGSLKRILRIGDMVTIDVTVIYQGFIGDNARTVLLGEASSDLQALVSTTEAALYKGIEMARPGNRVGDISHAVERFIEPMNYGIVRDFVGHGVGRSMHEEPQIPNFGEPGTGKRLKPKMALAIEPMVNLGRPEVEMADDGWTAITRDRKPSAHFEHTILVTDNEPEILTLVKK; this comes from the coding sequence ATGCGGGAGTCTTGCCAAATTGCTGCGTTGGTTCTCGACAAGTTGATCTGTCTTGCTGAACCGGGAATTAGCACTTACGAAATTGATCAAGAAGGTAAAAAACTCATCGATAGTTATGGCGCAGTAAGTGCTTGTTATAACTACCGAATAGGTAATCAGTGTTTCCCTGCCTATACCTGCATTTCTGTAAATGAGGAGGTTGTTCATGGAATCGGTTCCCTGAAACGAATACTCAGAATAGGTGATATGGTAACTATTGATGTTACAGTTATTTATCAGGGATTTATCGGAGATAATGCTCGTACCGTATTGCTCGGAGAGGCAAGTTCCGATCTTCAGGCTCTAGTTTCTACTACTGAGGCCGCTCTTTATAAAGGCATTGAAATGGCTCGACCGGGGAACCGGGTAGGTGATATTTCCCACGCCGTTGAGCGTTTCATTGAGCCGATGAATTATGGGATTGTTAGGGATTTCGTTGGACATGGGGTGGGACGTTCTATGCATGAGGAACCTCAGATTCCTAATTTTGGTGAGCCTGGTACCGGTAAACGGTTAAAACCAAAGATGGCACTTGCAATTGAACCAATGGTAAACCTTGGGCGGCCCGAGGTCGAAATGGCAGATGATGGTTGGACCGCAATAACCAGGGATCGTAAGCCTTCCGCTCATTTTGAGCATACTATCCTCGTTACCGACAATGAACCTGAAATATTGACATTGGTGAAAAAATAG
- the rpoA gene encoding DNA-directed RNA polymerase subunit alpha, producing MPQRLGKFELPNRLIKDDEVSSETYGRFVAEPFETGYGHTIGNSLRRVLLSSIEGAAISSVSIEGVDHEFQSLEGVEEDVTDIVLNLKKVLIRSHKREPIKLLVDVEKAGPITAADIQPDSNIEIVNPKQVICTVDQKRRFLAELEIRVGRGYCPGEENKSEDQPIGMIPIDSLFSPVRLVKYTIENTRVGQMTDFDKLILEIWTDGRISPDDALKQAAAIIKLHLDVFDRVSEESIAFEREETEVSEEQNKLRNLLNMSVNEIELSVRAANCLNNANITTVGELSMKTEQEMLKYRNFGKKSLNEIKAKLEQLGLSLGMKIDERLLDARSDVPA from the coding sequence ATGCCTCAACGATTAGGAAAATTCGAATTACCGAACAGATTGATAAAAGACGATGAAGTCTCATCCGAGACTTATGGTCGCTTTGTGGCCGAACCTTTTGAAACCGGATATGGCCACACGATAGGAAACTCTTTGCGACGCGTCTTGCTGAGCTCGATTGAAGGAGCTGCGATATCTTCAGTCAGTATTGAGGGAGTTGATCACGAATTCCAGAGCCTGGAGGGTGTTGAAGAAGATGTCACTGACATAGTCCTCAATCTTAAAAAGGTGTTGATTCGTTCTCATAAGAGAGAGCCGATAAAGCTATTGGTTGATGTTGAGAAAGCGGGACCTATAACTGCAGCAGATATTCAACCGGACTCCAATATTGAGATTGTTAACCCGAAACAGGTCATTTGTACAGTTGATCAGAAGCGGCGATTTCTAGCAGAGTTGGAGATTCGGGTCGGTCGTGGTTATTGTCCTGGAGAGGAAAATAAATCAGAAGATCAACCGATTGGAATGATCCCCATTGATTCGCTTTTCAGCCCGGTTAGATTAGTCAAATACACCATCGAGAACACCCGAGTCGGTCAAATGACTGATTTCGATAAGCTCATTTTAGAGATTTGGACAGACGGTCGTATTTCTCCGGATGATGCGTTGAAGCAAGCGGCTGCGATTATCAAGTTGCATCTTGATGTTTTTGATCGAGTAAGCGAGGAGTCGATAGCATTCGAAAGAGAAGAGACCGAAGTAAGCGAGGAACAGAATAAGCTGCGTAATCTTCTCAATATGAGTGTCAATGAGATCGAACTTTCGGTAAGAGCTGCGAATTGCTTGAATAACGCTAATATCACTACCGTTGGCGAGCTCTCTATGAAAACAGAACAGGAGATGTTGAAGTACAGGAATTTTGGAAAGAAGTCCTTAAATGAGATTAAGGCAAAACTTGAGCAGCTTGGGCTTTCGCTAGGAATGAAAATCGACGAACGCCTATTGGATGCTCGAAGCGATGTCCCAGCCTGA
- the rplO gene encoding 50S ribosomal protein L15: protein MRLDQLPRISGDRRGRKRLGRGRGSGHGKTSGRGHKGQNSRAGRSVRPGFESGHVPLYRRLPQRGFNNANFKVEYAVVNVGCLSKINRVKNIDRDTLIKAGLIRKNAKLVKILGYGEVDRAFNVKADQFSGSATEKIKAAGGKVVELGKAPDSAEESVGE, encoded by the coding sequence ATGCGTTTGGATCAATTGCCTAGAATCAGTGGAGACCGGAGAGGTCGTAAGCGTCTCGGACGGGGACGGGGATCTGGACACGGCAAAACTTCGGGTCGGGGCCATAAGGGACAGAATTCCCGTGCCGGAAGGTCGGTGCGCCCTGGATTTGAGAGCGGACATGTTCCCCTCTATAGGAGATTGCCTCAGCGCGGTTTTAATAACGCTAACTTTAAGGTAGAATATGCGGTCGTAAACGTCGGCTGTCTATCAAAGATCAACCGAGTTAAGAATATCGATCGAGATACTTTGATTAAGGCCGGATTGATTCGAAAAAATGCTAAACTTGTTAAGATCTTAGGGTATGGGGAGGTTGATCGAGCTTTCAATGTAAAGGCTGATCAGTTCTCTGGTTCAGCAACCGAAAAAATAAAAGCAGCCGGGGGCAAGGTAGTGGAGCTTGGAAAGGCGCCCGATTCCGCTGAAGAGAGTGTAGGCGAGTGA
- the rpsK gene encoding 30S ribosomal protein S11, whose protein sequence is MTEEKNEKAEEPQEGASQAGSEVDKSQEGQSGDGGKNGENVESVKAGPETIKEEEKSGDQPRSEETAADLLKDDLDDIKIRRAKGSKNISSGVVNILATFNNTKVTICDQRGNVISWSSAGKCGFRGSRKSTAYAAQVVTQDAGRVAMGHGLREVEVKVRGPGMGRDSAIRSLQALGLNVLSIIDVTPVPHNGCRPPKRRRV, encoded by the coding sequence ATGACGGAGGAGAAAAACGAGAAGGCCGAGGAGCCTCAAGAGGGTGCTTCCCAGGCCGGGTCGGAAGTCGATAAGAGCCAGGAAGGCCAAAGCGGTGACGGGGGCAAAAACGGAGAAAATGTGGAGTCGGTTAAGGCTGGACCCGAAACTATAAAGGAAGAAGAAAAATCCGGAGATCAACCAAGGTCGGAGGAGACCGCAGCTGATCTCCTAAAGGATGATTTAGATGATATTAAAATCCGGCGTGCCAAAGGGAGTAAGAATATCTCTTCCGGAGTGGTGAATATATTGGCTACTTTTAACAACACTAAAGTCACTATTTGTGATCAAAGAGGAAACGTTATTTCCTGGTCGAGTGCGGGAAAATGTGGTTTTAGAGGTTCAAGGAAGTCGACTGCTTACGCGGCCCAGGTTGTTACGCAGGATGCGGGTAGGGTAGCTATGGGTCATGGTTTACGGGAGGTTGAAGTGAAGGTTAGAGGACCGGGAATGGGCCGTGATTCAGCCATTCGATCTCTGCAGGCCTTAGGATTAAATGTGCTTTCGATTATTGATGTGACTCCCGTCCCGCATAACGGATGCCGTCCTCCCAAGAGGAGGCGTGTGTAA
- the rplF gene encoding 50S ribosomal protein L6, whose product MSRIGKQPVPIPDTVTVQAENARVEIKGPKGTLKKQFSQAVQIEVGEGQVMVRSTEESRFANAMTGTTRSIVANMIQGVTEGFDKDLQIEGVGFRAALQGQTLDLSLGYSHPIQYAIPEGIEITVEDNTLIKVEGMDKQLVGEVTAQIKRFYPVEPYKGKGVRIVGEYVRRKEGKKAT is encoded by the coding sequence ATGAGTAGAATTGGAAAACAGCCGGTGCCAATCCCAGATACGGTAACTGTCCAAGCAGAAAACGCACGGGTGGAAATTAAAGGGCCAAAAGGAACTCTTAAAAAACAGTTCAGCCAGGCAGTTCAGATTGAGGTCGGAGAGGGTCAGGTGATGGTACGATCAACCGAAGAGTCTCGATTTGCAAATGCCATGACGGGGACAACGCGGTCTATAGTAGCTAATATGATCCAGGGAGTGACGGAAGGGTTTGACAAAGACCTTCAGATTGAAGGAGTGGGATTCCGGGCCGCTCTTCAGGGGCAGACGCTCGATCTTAGCCTTGGATATTCTCATCCCATTCAATATGCGATTCCGGAAGGAATAGAAATCACAGTAGAGGATAATACTCTTATTAAAGTCGAAGGAATGGATAAACAGTTGGTGGGTGAGGTAACAGCGCAAATTAAGAGATTCTATCCGGTTGAACCCTATAAAGGCAAAGGGGTTCGTATTGTTGGAGAATATGTTCGAAGAAAGGAAGGTAAGAAAGCTACCTAA
- the rpsE gene encoding 30S ribosomal protein S5, with the protein MAIKDRRDGALGEVHGEDELPEFIEKVVFINRCAKVVRGGRRFSFSALVVVGDGTGRVGYGCGKAKEVPEAIRKGTERAHKAMIDVELRGNTIPHLVLGVQDGGKVLLRPASPGTGLIAGGGVRPVLEAAGVKDVLTKSLGSNNHSAVVGATVNALKQLRSAEKIWNLRKAE; encoded by the coding sequence ATGGCAATAAAAGACAGGAGAGATGGGGCTTTAGGAGAAGTTCATGGTGAAGATGAATTACCTGAATTCATCGAAAAGGTAGTTTTTATAAATCGTTGTGCCAAAGTGGTGAGAGGCGGTCGTCGTTTTAGTTTTTCTGCTCTTGTTGTGGTCGGAGACGGGACGGGTCGGGTCGGTTACGGTTGTGGTAAGGCAAAGGAAGTGCCAGAGGCGATTCGGAAAGGAACAGAACGGGCACATAAGGCGATGATCGACGTCGAATTACGTGGGAATACGATTCCACATTTAGTTCTCGGAGTTCAAGATGGTGGCAAAGTGCTGCTTCGGCCTGCGAGTCCTGGAACGGGGCTTATTGCAGGAGGGGGAGTTCGCCCTGTCTTGGAAGCGGCTGGAGTGAAGGATGTGCTGACCAAGTCCCTTGGATCGAACAATCATAGTGCCGTAGTGGGGGCAACAGTGAACGCCCTGAAGCAGCTTCGTTCGGCTGAGAAAATTTGGAACCTGAGAAAAGCAGAATAA
- the rpsM gene encoding 30S ribosomal protein S13 produces MPRLLGVDIPGSRKLPYALRYIYGIGPARADAIVASLGLDPDRRANDLTEEDLTKITAEINEKQFAIEGDLRRDIASNLKRLQAINCYRGMRHRRGLPVRGQKTQCNARTRKGKPKTVGIIKKATI; encoded by the coding sequence ATGCCTCGTCTTCTTGGAGTTGATATTCCGGGTAGTAGAAAACTACCCTACGCGCTTCGTTACATCTATGGAATCGGTCCTGCACGGGCGGACGCTATAGTAGCTTCTTTGGGGTTAGACCCTGATAGAAGGGCAAATGATCTCACTGAGGAAGACCTAACCAAAATCACGGCAGAAATTAACGAAAAACAATTTGCAATCGAAGGTGATTTGAGGCGTGACATTGCTTCCAATCTGAAACGCCTACAGGCGATTAATTGCTATCGTGGGATGCGACACAGACGGGGTTTGCCTGTGCGAGGACAGAAGACTCAATGCAATGCACGAACCCGAAAGGGAAAGCCAAAAACAGTAGGAATTATTAAGAAGGCAACAATTTAA
- the guaA gene encoding GMP synthase [glutamine-hydrolyzing] — protein MSQTIAVLDFGSQYTQVIARRVRDLRVYSKIFPYATTARELKREGVQGIILSGGPASVLAKDAPLPDRSLFDLGIPILGICYGLQLIGSKLGGKVEQSLQREYGRGSLCISKKGSILCGIQDGIRVWNSHGDKLIEMPDGFQVFAETENSKYAVIGNEEKRIYGLQFHPEVSHTDDGSEILKNFLFSICNCVGDWTMAGFIESSVEKIRETVGQEYVILGLSGGVDSSVAAVLIHQAIGNQLRCVFIDNGLLRQNERAEVEKLFRESFEFDLRTVRAEQKFLNRLEGVTDPERKRKIIGKTFVEVFESQLKSMRGVTFLAQGTLYPDVIESVPIGGNPASLIKSHHNVGGLPKNMKLRLLEPLRQLFKDEVRQLGRELGLSAMVLDRHPFPGPGLAIRVIGEITEGRLEILRNADSILLEEIRKEGFYEKVWQAFAVFLPVRTVGVMGDERTYENVIALRVVESLDAMTVDWVRLPYDLLQKISTRIINEVPGVNRVCLDISSKPPSTIEWE, from the coding sequence ATGTCACAGACTATAGCTGTCCTTGATTTTGGATCGCAGTATACTCAAGTAATTGCGAGACGGGTTAGAGATCTTCGAGTATATTCTAAGATATTTCCCTACGCTACCACAGCGAGAGAACTGAAGAGAGAAGGCGTACAGGGAATTATTCTTTCTGGTGGGCCTGCTAGTGTATTAGCAAAAGATGCTCCTCTTCCAGATAGGTCTCTTTTTGATCTCGGCATACCTATCTTGGGGATTTGCTATGGATTACAGTTAATTGGTTCGAAATTAGGAGGCAAAGTCGAGCAAAGCCTTCAGAGGGAATATGGCCGAGGAAGTCTTTGTATCTCTAAGAAAGGTTCGATTCTATGCGGTATACAGGATGGGATACGCGTTTGGAATTCTCATGGAGACAAGCTGATCGAGATGCCTGATGGATTCCAGGTATTTGCCGAGACTGAAAATTCTAAATACGCTGTCATAGGGAACGAAGAAAAGCGTATCTATGGCCTGCAATTTCATCCAGAGGTCTCCCATACTGATGATGGGAGTGAAATCTTAAAGAACTTCCTCTTCAGTATTTGCAACTGCGTAGGTGATTGGACGATGGCGGGCTTCATTGAATCTTCGGTTGAAAAAATCCGAGAAACTGTTGGCCAAGAATATGTCATTCTTGGCCTCAGTGGGGGAGTCGACTCATCAGTGGCAGCGGTTTTAATCCACCAAGCGATAGGTAACCAGTTGCGCTGTGTGTTTATTGATAACGGTCTTTTGAGGCAGAATGAAAGAGCCGAGGTAGAAAAGCTATTCCGGGAAAGTTTTGAGTTCGATTTACGAACGGTTAGAGCGGAGCAAAAGTTCCTAAATCGATTGGAGGGAGTCACAGATCCAGAGAGGAAGCGGAAAATTATTGGAAAGACTTTTGTTGAAGTTTTTGAATCACAGCTAAAGAGTATGAGAGGAGTTACCTTTCTTGCCCAGGGGACGTTGTATCCAGATGTGATTGAGAGCGTACCAATTGGTGGAAACCCCGCTTCCCTAATCAAAAGTCATCACAACGTAGGGGGGCTGCCGAAAAATATGAAGCTCAGACTCCTGGAGCCACTGAGACAACTCTTCAAGGATGAAGTTCGGCAACTTGGGCGTGAATTGGGATTATCGGCTATGGTCCTAGACCGCCATCCCTTCCCTGGGCCTGGTCTTGCGATAAGAGTTATTGGTGAAATCACGGAAGGCCGACTAGAGATTCTGCGGAATGCAGACTCAATTCTCTTGGAGGAAATTCGAAAAGAGGGATTTTACGAAAAGGTTTGGCAGGCTTTCGCGGTATTTCTTCCGGTTCGAACGGTAGGAGTAATGGGAGACGAGAGGACCTATGAGAATGTCATCGCCCTCCGCGTCGTCGAGAGTCTTGATGCGATGACGGTGGATTGGGTGCGTCTTCCATATGATCTTTTGCAAAAGATTTCCACGCGGATAATCAATGAAGTTCCAGGGGTTAATCGTGTCTGTTTGGACATTAGTTCAAAGCCGCCCAGTACTATTGAATGGGAGTGA
- the rplR gene encoding 50S ribosomal protein L18: MNLLKKKELRQKRIWRTRKRVRGSAEKPRVCVHFSNKHIYAQLIDDEKGATLLSLTTLSGELREKDLRANVDGAETLGQLFGEKVKDLGLGKVVFDRNGRRYHGAVKAFADSARRAGLQF, translated from the coding sequence ATGAATTTGTTAAAAAAGAAGGAGCTCAGGCAGAAGCGGATCTGGCGGACCCGGAAACGAGTACGTGGAAGTGCTGAAAAACCTCGGGTTTGTGTACATTTCAGCAACAAGCATATTTATGCCCAATTGATTGACGATGAGAAGGGAGCAACACTTTTGTCTCTGACCACCCTAAGTGGAGAGTTGCGAGAGAAAGATCTTAGAGCAAATGTCGATGGAGCAGAGACTCTGGGGCAGCTGTTCGGGGAGAAGGTGAAAGATTTGGGCCTCGGGAAAGTGGTTTTTGACCGCAATGGGAGACGCTATCACGGGGCGGTAAAAGCTTTCGCAGATTCAGCAAGAAGGGCTGGTTTGCAATTTTAA
- the rplQ gene encoding 50S ribosomal protein L17 has product MRHRKHNQQLGVKKGHRQAILGNLASALFEHARIETTLVKAKALRPFAEKLITFAKKAQESSPERALYLRRLTISRIRNKGAAHVLFEERANEFVDRNGGYTRIYKLGRRIGDGAEMAIVELIGAADEGYQDSRKKSKKKSDGPSDERKALETVENESDNSETGVNVSDEETTPSTDDTGSVDEPEKPGAEK; this is encoded by the coding sequence ATGAGGCATCGCAAACATAACCAACAGCTTGGTGTAAAGAAAGGGCATCGCCAGGCCATTTTGGGGAATTTGGCTTCAGCTCTTTTTGAACATGCCCGGATTGAGACAACTCTGGTTAAAGCGAAGGCACTTCGACCTTTCGCAGAAAAGTTGATTACTTTTGCAAAAAAGGCGCAGGAATCCTCCCCTGAGCGTGCCCTTTATTTACGGCGGTTGACGATCTCTCGAATTCGAAATAAAGGAGCTGCACATGTTTTGTTCGAAGAGAGGGCAAATGAGTTTGTAGACCGGAACGGAGGATATACCCGAATATACAAACTTGGAAGACGGATAGGGGATGGAGCGGAGATGGCTATTGTCGAGCTGATAGGAGCGGCAGATGAAGGCTATCAGGATTCTAGAAAAAAAAGTAAGAAAAAGAGTGATGGTCCAAGTGATGAAAGGAAGGCACTGGAGACGGTGGAGAACGAATCCGATAACAGTGAGACGGGAGTTAACGTTTCGGATGAAGAAACAACCCCTAGTACAGATGATACAGGTTCAGTAGACGAACCAGAAAAACCAGGAGCGGAAAAGTAA
- the secY gene encoding Protein translocase subunit SecY: protein MISAFVNCIKIPELKRRIGYTLFFLFIARIGANIPLPGLDPAPLQNFFADQSGESGSLVGLYNMFTGGALLKGAVCALGIMPYISASIIFQLMTAVVPMLARLQQEGEVGRQKITQYTRYATVGICLIQAFLLIMALRNPGRLFSGFSISEYGPIVLVDHGWFLMTSVVFLTAGTVLLMWLGEQITQNGIGQGISLLITVGILADLPSAAAITYRMFNPSSVGMETLGAPHAIMMLLLLSISVAGIIALTQAQRKIPVQYAKRVVGRKVYGGQSSFLPLKVNYSGVMPVIFASAILLFFQSISQYLGAAADLPFVRDFAGYFQQGGMTYYLIFGILILCFSYFWVSVMFKPIQIADDLKKNGGYIPGVRPGEPTAKFLDFVMTRLTLFGALALTVIAVFPDWLNFTAKIPYPVGQFFGGTGMLIIIGVLLDTLRQIETFLLQRHYDGFLRKGRIRGRSATRSPQIAGVGELKGLNWFWLWLGIAFFIGLASSIIQKYI, encoded by the coding sequence ATGATTTCGGCTTTTGTTAATTGCATCAAGATTCCTGAGCTTAAGAGGCGAATTGGGTACACTCTATTTTTCCTCTTTATAGCTAGAATCGGTGCCAATATCCCGTTGCCAGGTTTGGATCCGGCTCCCTTGCAAAATTTCTTTGCAGACCAGAGTGGTGAGTCGGGTTCTCTGGTAGGGCTTTACAATATGTTTACTGGGGGCGCCTTACTTAAGGGTGCTGTGTGTGCTCTTGGGATTATGCCTTATATTAGCGCCTCGATTATCTTCCAGTTGATGACAGCGGTTGTTCCAATGCTGGCCCGATTACAGCAGGAGGGTGAAGTGGGTCGGCAGAAAATTACACAATATACACGCTATGCAACGGTAGGAATCTGTCTTATTCAGGCTTTTCTGTTGATTATGGCTTTGAGGAATCCAGGTAGGCTGTTTAGCGGCTTCAGTATTTCAGAATACGGTCCAATTGTCCTTGTTGATCATGGCTGGTTCCTTATGACATCGGTGGTTTTTCTAACTGCAGGAACAGTTCTCTTGATGTGGTTGGGCGAGCAGATTACGCAAAACGGTATTGGACAGGGAATATCTTTACTTATTACAGTCGGAATTTTGGCTGATTTGCCTTCTGCTGCCGCGATTACTTACAGGATGTTCAATCCATCTTCAGTCGGCATGGAGACGTTGGGGGCTCCCCATGCAATTATGATGTTGTTGCTCCTCTCCATTTCGGTGGCGGGGATCATAGCACTTACTCAGGCCCAACGTAAAATACCTGTCCAGTACGCTAAACGTGTTGTTGGAAGGAAGGTCTATGGTGGGCAGAGTTCTTTTCTTCCTTTGAAGGTGAATTATTCAGGGGTGATGCCCGTGATTTTTGCCAGTGCTATCCTCTTGTTTTTTCAGTCGATTTCGCAATATCTGGGTGCCGCTGCCGATCTTCCTTTCGTGAGGGATTTTGCCGGTTATTTTCAGCAAGGTGGGATGACTTACTATCTCATCTTTGGTATCCTTATCCTTTGTTTCAGTTACTTTTGGGTTTCGGTTATGTTTAAACCCATTCAGATTGCAGACGATTTAAAGAAAAATGGAGGGTATATTCCTGGAGTTCGTCCGGGAGAGCCGACAGCTAAGTTTCTCGATTTCGTCATGACCCGGTTGACCTTGTTCGGTGCATTGGCTTTGACTGTGATTGCAGTTTTTCCCGATTGGCTAAATTTCACTGCCAAGATCCCCTATCCTGTTGGGCAATTCTTCGGAGGGACGGGAATGTTGATTATAATTGGGGTTCTCCTGGACACATTACGTCAGATTGAGACTTTTCTTTTACAAAGGCATTATGACGGATTTTTGCGAAAAGGAAGAATTCGAGGCAGAAGTGCCACGCGTTCCCCGCAGATTGCTGGCGTTGGAGAACTGAAGGGATTGAATTGGTTCTGGCTCTGGCTTGGAATTGCCTTTTTTATTGGGTTAGCCAGTTCGATAATTCAGAAGTATATTTGA